Genomic window (Solirubrobacterales bacterium):
GGAGCCCCGCGTTCGAAGCGCGCGTGCTGAGCCGCGATCAGGCGGTCTACCAGCCGGGCAAGCGGGATGGTGACGACCAGGAACATGATCGCCCCAAGGGTAAGGGCGGAGCTGTTGAAGAACTCGGACTGCACGTCGCGCCCCGCCTGGACGACCTCGACGAAGCCGAGGAAACTGACCAGCGAGGTGTCCTTCATCAGCGCGATGAAGTCGTTCAGCAAGGGCGGGATCACCTTCCGCACAGCCTGAGGGACGATCACGTAGCGCATCGCCTGGCCGTGGCTCATGCCCACCGATCGCGCTGCCTCCATCTGGCCACGAGGCACCGCCTCGATCCCCGCCCTATAGACCTCGGCCATGTAGGCGCCGTAGGTGAGCGTGATCGCATACACGCCGTACCAGAACGGATCCGGCCTGCCGAAGAATCGCGGGATGCCGATTTCCTGCGGGATCACGCCCTCCAATGCGAAGGCCCCAAGGCCCCCGCTCACCAGCAGGAGCACGAGCAGCAGGGGCACGCCGCGGAAGATGTCGATGTAGGCGATCGTCAGGCCCCGAACCGGCGCCAGGGCCCTGCCGGGAAGCTGCCTCAGGACGGCCAGCACGAGCCCCAAGGCGAGCGACAGCACGCCGCTGATGACCGACAGCTGGACCGTGTACCAGAATCCATTCAGCACCGGGTCGAACTCGTCTGCCATCAGCCCGAAGTCGAAGTACTGGGTGCGAAAGACGTCGGTCGAGTCCCAGAGCTCCCCGATCGTGCCGTTCCAAAGGTCGCTGATGAACCCAAGCAGGACCAAGGCGGTTCCCATCTGCTCTCTTCCTCCTAGTTCGCGGGCGTGGCGAGGCTAGACGAAGGGCGCCCGCGGGCGCCCTTCGTTCGCAGCCGAAGCCACCTGGCTGTTGACCTCGATCAGGTCGGTTCGTTCGTTGCCTTGAGTACCGGGGCGGGATCCTGATCGGGGAAGTACTTCTTGTACAGGTCGGTGATCGTCCCGTTCTCCTTCAGCGTCGTCAGGGCCTCGTTCACCTTCTCGCGCAGGGCGTCGTTATCGGGAGCGAACGAGAACCCGTAGAGCTCCCTGGTCACGATCTTCTCCGCGATCTTGAGCCCGCCCTCCGTCTGGACGGCATCCTCGGCCACGGGCGAGTCGACGATCACGGCGTCGATCTGGCCGGCCCGAAGGGCGTTGATCGCGTCCGTGCCCCCCGGATATCCGCGAACCTCGGATGCGTCGGTCTCGTCGTTGGCGTAGGTCTCACCGGTGGTCCCGTCCTGGGCGCCGACGATCTTGCCGCCGAGGTCGCCTTGCGAGCTGATGTCCGTCTCATCGTCGCGAATGAGCAGGGACTGGTCCGCGAGGTAGTACGGATCGGAGAAGTCGACGGTTCGCTCGCGCTCCGGGGTGATCGTCGAAGCGGCTACGGCGACGTCGAACTTCCCCTGGGCCACGTCCCGGAAGATCGTGTCGAACGACGTTTCCTCCTGGACGACCTTGAGCCCCATCTCGTCGGCCACGGCATTGATCATGTCGATGTCGTAGCCGGTGACATTGGGTGGGTGCCCCTTCTCGAACGGCGGGAACGGCGTGTCGATCCCGGCCAACAGCTCCCCGTCGTTGATCAG
Coding sequences:
- a CDS encoding amino acid ABC transporter permease; its protein translation is MGTALVLLGFISDLWNGTIGELWDSTDVFRTQYFDFGLMADEFDPVLNGFWYTVQLSVISGVLSLALGLVLAVLRQLPGRALAPVRGLTIAYIDIFRGVPLLLVLLLVSGGLGAFALEGVIPQEIGIPRFFGRPDPFWYGVYAITLTYGAYMAEVYRAGIEAVPRGQMEAARSVGMSHGQAMRYVIVPQAVRKVIPPLLNDFIALMKDTSLVSFLGFVEVVQAGRDVQSEFFNSSALTLGAIMFLVVTIPLARLVDRLIAAQHARFERGAPGLEAAA
- a CDS encoding basic amino acid ABC transporter substrate-binding protein, with the protein product MIRGTRTRVVIALLTALLTAGIAAGCGDDDNGSGNLGLINDGELLAGIDTPFPPFEKGHPPNVTGYDIDMINAVADEMGLKVVQEETSFDTIFRDVAQGKFDVAVAASTITPERERTVDFSDPYYLADQSLLIRDDETDISSQGDLGGKIVGAQDGTTGETYANDETDASEVRGYPGGTDAINALRAGQIDAVIVDSPVAEDAVQTEGGLKIAEKIVTRELYGFSFAPDNDALREKVNEALTTLKENGTITDLYKKYFPDQDPAPVLKATNEPT